The DNA sequence GCGTCGCGCTCGCCTCGACCGGCGGGGGCAGCGGCTCGGTGGTGCGGTGCGCACGGCCGGCGCGCAGATGCAGGGCCACCTCGCGGGGGAGTACGACCGTGCCCGGTGCCGTCGGGAGCAGGAGGCCGCGGTCCAGGAGCCACCGTAGGCGGGGCGCGGGGTCGGCCGTGACCTGGCCGTACGGCGGCCCCCACACGAGCCGGGACAGGACCTCCCGGGACTCCCCGGGTGCGCCCGCGAGCAGGGCCGCCATGCGCCGCCGGTCGCCGAACAGGGCGGTGAGCGACGACACCGCGGACACGGCGTCGTGGGTCGAGGGCAGCCCGGCCGTCGTGACGATCTCCTGGATGCGCCCCGGCGACATGCCCGCGGTGGCTTCCTGCACGGTCGGGCCGAGTCCGGTGGGGGACGGGTGCTGCGGCGAGGGCGCCAGCAGCTCACGTGCCGTGCGGACGAGCCGCAGCCGGTCGTCGGCGCCCCACACGAGGGCCTGGTCGCGCAGGGTCGCGAGGGCGTGCGGCAGCGCCCCGGCGACCGCCGGATCGCCCTCGTCACCGGCCATCAGCGCGAGCAGCTCGTCGTACGTCGCCGGGTCGCCCGCCACCGCCAGCGCCTCCGCCGTCTGCAGCGTGCACCGGTCCAGCCGCTCCAGCGCGCGCACCACGGAGGCCCGGGTGCCGGCGCGGGTCGCCAGCTGCGTGAGGTCGGTGGGGACGGGGGTGATGAGATCGGGCCGGCTGCGCAGCAGCACGGCCAGGGAGGCGTCGTCCCGCACGCGGAGGGCTTCCGCGAGGGAACGGGGCGGTGCAGCCGGGTCGCTCATCCGACCAAATCTAGCGGGTGGCGGCCGGAGCAGGGGGTGTGCGGGCCGCCCGGATCGCCGCCCGGAGGGCGAACGGAACGTTTCGCAAATGGCCTCCGGATGAACATCATCCGGAGGAATCCGGCACCCCTGGCAACACGTCATCCCCACTCGTCACCCTGGGCTCCCGGTCAACTACTTCACGGCTCAATGGAATTGGGGGTTCCAGCGGTGAGCGAGCAGGTCGAGCAGTGGATCGCCATTCTGAGTCTCGGGTTTCCCATCGCGGCCTTCCTGTGGGAGTTCGCCATCGTCGGCCGCAAGCGGCTCGGCTACCGGGTGCAGATGGACACCCTCGCCGCGGACGACACGCAGTCCGAGCACGCCGAGATCCTGGAGCAGTTGCAGCGCGACGGCCACCGGCTGAAGGACCCCTCGTTCGTGCTGCTGCGCATCGAGAACGCCGGGTCCGCCCCCATCGAGGCCAGTGACTACCTGACCGACGAGAACGACCCCAGCGGCATATGGGTCACCTTCCGCCGCCGGCAGGTCGCGGGGCTGGTGGTCACCGAGCTGAGCCAGCGCGAGCTGCGCCGCTTCTTCCGGCGCGGGGCCCCGGGCTTCGGCTTCCGCAACAACCCGGCCAGGCGCGAGGGCGTCATCGAACTGCCGAAGGTCAAGCTGCCCCGGGGCGCCGAGTACAAGGTGCTGGTGATCCTGGAGAGCTGGCAGGGCGACGACAGCGCCGACCCCTTCCCCAAGCCGGACATCGTCGGCGCCGTCGGCGCCGACCGGCGCTGGTTCGACCCGCTGGTGAAGGTGTTCCGGTTCAAGCTGGCCAGGACCGAGAGCCATCTGTTCGCCTCCCGGCCGGCCTGGTTCGCCATCGCGTTCCTGACGGCGGCGGTGGCCCTCCAGGCGTTCTTCACGCTGTTCCTGCGCGAGGAGCGCAGGCCTCCGCTGGACTGCGTCGGCGGCACCCTCCGCCTGCACGGCTCCACCGCCTTCGCGCCCGCCGTGCGGGCCGCCGCCGAGGACTATCTCAAGCGGTGCGACGGGGCGGGCGTGTCGATTCCGCTCGCCGACGACACCTTCAAGGGCAGCACCGACGGTGTGACCGACCTGGACCAGGCCGGCAAGAACGCCAGGATCCAGGTCGGCGACGGCCTCGCCGACCACATCGCGTTCACCGACGGGCTCGCCTCCGACGGCCACCCCCGGCTGGTCCCCAAGCCGGTCGCCTTCTCCGTGTTCACCCTCGTCGTCAACAAGGACGCGGGCGTGGAGAACCTGCGGCTGGCCCAGATCCGCGACCTCTTCGCCGGCCGGGTGACGAACTGGTCCCAGGTCGGCGGCAACGACGTCCCCGTCCACCTGATCAACCGCGACCCCGGCTCCGGCACCCGCAGCACCCTCGTCGCCAAGGTCCTGGACGGCCGGGAACCGCCCCAGTTCACCGTGACGGACTGCGCGGCCCTGAAGTCCGGCCGGTACGGCCGCTGCGAGGTCACCAGCACCGACACCATGCTGAACACCAGTGCCTCGACGCCCGGCGCCATCGGCTACAGCGAGGCCACGGGAGTCGCCGGCTACAAGGCCGCCGACCGGCTCGTCAAGCTGAAGATCGACGGCCGGGAACCCACGGCGGAAGGCGTCGAGGACACCAACTACCCCTACTGGCAGACCGAGTTCGCCTACACCTACGGCGAGGCGCCGGCCGGCTCCGTCGCGGCGGCCTTCCTGAACTTCCTCACCCAGCAGAGCGGCCGCGACATCCTGCACGAACACGGCCACGGCCTGTGCTCCGAGGCGCAGGACGCGGGGGAGTGCCGGCCGGTCTGACCCGCACCGCACACCCTGCGCTGCGCTAACGTCGTCCCCACGGGGCTTCAGCACACCCACCCCGGAGGGGACTTCGTGGGGATCGAGAGCGACCAGGTCGTCTACGAGTATCTGAGCCGCGTCGGTGACGTGGCTCAGCAGCGTCAGCTGCCGTCGGCCACCCGCATGCGCCTGGTGAACGAGTTGCGCGGCGAGATCGACCGGCGCCGCGCCAAGGCTGCCGTCGACAGCCCCGCCGCGGTCCGCCGCATCATCGCCCGCCTGGGCACCCCCGACGAGATCGTCGCGGCCGCCGGGGGCAGCGGCCCCGCACCGCAGGCACCGGCACCGGTCACCTCCGTGCCCGTACAGCCGGCGGGGCGGGACGAGCACGCCGAGGAGGAGCGCCCCAAGGGCCTGCGCCGGCTCGTGCCGCGCCCACGGCCCGCCGAGGCCCCGACGGCCCGCGACGACGCGCCCCCGCCGCCCCACCTCGCGAGCACGGCCGACCTCGGGGGCAGCGCGCTCCAGCCGGACTGGTGGCGGGTGGACAGCAGCCCCTTCGGGCCCGGCGACGACGTCCCAGGCTTCGTAGGCGGCGTCGAGATCCCGGAGATGCTCAGGCGCCCGCCGTCCAAGGAGCAGAAGGAGCAGGAGGAGGCGCGGCTCCGCAAGAAGGCACCCGTCGAGGAGCCCGAGGAGGCCGCCGAGGAGGCCGACGACGCGGACGCCTCCGCCCCCCGTCGCCGCCGCCTCTTCCCGCGGCGCCCGACACTCCCCACCAGCCGCTGGAGCAACCCCCTCCTGCTGCTCTCCGCCGCCCTCCTCGTCGCCGGCGCCGTCCTCGGCAACCTCATCGTCCTGCTGCTCGGGTGGCTCATCGCCTGGGGCTCGCGGCGCCTGAGCGACGCCGAGACCAAGTGGGCGGTCGTGATCCTGCCCGGCCTCGCCCTCACGGCCGGCGTCGCCTGGCTGTGGGGGCGCACCAACGGCCGCTGGGGCGACCCCATCGCCGAGGGCCACATGAACGCCGCCCTCGCGGACACCTGGCCCTGGGTGCTGCGGGGGGCGGCGGTGGCGTCGGCGCTGTTCATCGTCTGGCGGTCACAGCGGGAGAAGTAGGCGACCGCGAGGTAGGCGTCCGCGAGGTGCGGACGCGAGATGGATGCAGGTCACACCCACCTGGTGTCTGCCCCGCCGCCGGCCTGGGCACAATGGCGCATATGGCCTCCTCGACCCCGCCCCCGCTCACCGTCGGCTTCGACCTCGACATGACCCTGATCGACTCCCGCCCCGGCATCCACGCCTGCTACACGGCGCTGGCCGAGCGCACGGGGACGTACATAGACGCCGACCTGGCGATCACACGGCTCGGGCCGCCGCTGGCGGAGGAGTTGGTCAACTGGTTCCCGGCGGAGCAGGTTCCGGCCATCGCCGACCAGTACCGCGCGATGTACCCGACGATCGCGATCGCCGCGACCCCCGCCCTGCCGGGCGCCCGTGAGGCGATCGCCGCCGTACGGGCCGCGGGCGGGCGCGCGATCGTCGTCACCGCCAAGTACGAGCCGAACGCCAAGCTGCACCTGGAGCACCTCGGCATCGAGCCGGACGCGGTGATCGGCAACCTCTGGGCCGAGCAGAAGGCGGTGGCCCTGCGCGAGCACGACGCGGGCGTCTATGTCGGCGACCACGAGGGCGACGTCCGCGCCGCCCGCGCGGCCGACGCCCTGTCCGTCACGGTGGCGACGGGGCCGTTCAGCACGGAACAGCTGGGCGCGCTCGGCGCGGACGTGGTCCTCACGGACCTGACGGAGTTCCCCGGCTGGCTCGCCCGCTACCTCGAAGCGCCCCGCGCCTGACGCCGTCCGGCCGCGACGGACTGCAGTACGCCGACACCGGCGACGAGGAATCCGACGCCCATCAGCATGCTCAGTCCGAACATGTAGGTCGGAAATGGCGTCGTACCGAGCAAAAACGGGGCCACCGTGACCAGAGTGGCCACGGCACCGATGAAGAACACGACCGCACCGGCACGGATCAGTCGGTCGCCGGGAGCCGCGGAATTCGTTTGGGTTTTGTCACGCACCGGACCAGGGTAGTTCCCTGCGCGAAGGAACAACCGGGCGACGTCTTGTCACCGGCTCCGGGAGCATTAGCCTTGGTAGCGGCGGGTCATGGTCGACCCGCTGTAGTGCTATCAAGAGCCGTTTTCAGAAGCAGTTTTCCGACGAGTACGAGGACGAGGACAGACGTGCCTACCGGCAAGGTCAAGTGGTTCAACAGCGAGAAGGGCTTCGGCTTTCTCTCCCGCGACGACGGCGGTGACGTCTTCGTCCATTCCTCGGTCCTCCCCGCCGGAGTCGACGTACTCAAGCCGGGACAGCGAGTCGAGTTCGGGGTGGTCGCCGGTCAGCGCGGTGACCAGGCCCTCTCGGTCACCATCCTCGACCCGACCCCCTCCGTGGCGGCGGCCCAGCGCAAGAAGCCGGACGAACTGGCGTCCATCGTCCAGGATTTGACGACCCTCCTGGAGAACATCACGCCGATGCTGGAGCGGGGCCGCTATCCCGAGAAGACCGCCGGCAAGAAGATCGCCGGCCTCCTCCGCGCGGTGGCGGACCAGCTCGACGTATAGCTCTCGCGGACCCCTGGAATTCCGGGGGGAAATCCAGCACCTCCCGGCCGAGGGGCGACACCAGCCCCTCGGCCGCCGCACGTCCGGGCAGCCCGAG is a window from the Streptomyces sp. NBC_00299 genome containing:
- a CDS encoding substrate-binding domain-containing protein — encoded protein: MSEQVEQWIAILSLGFPIAAFLWEFAIVGRKRLGYRVQMDTLAADDTQSEHAEILEQLQRDGHRLKDPSFVLLRIENAGSAPIEASDYLTDENDPSGIWVTFRRRQVAGLVVTELSQRELRRFFRRGAPGFGFRNNPARREGVIELPKVKLPRGAEYKVLVILESWQGDDSADPFPKPDIVGAVGADRRWFDPLVKVFRFKLARTESHLFASRPAWFAIAFLTAAVALQAFFTLFLREERRPPLDCVGGTLRLHGSTAFAPAVRAAAEDYLKRCDGAGVSIPLADDTFKGSTDGVTDLDQAGKNARIQVGDGLADHIAFTDGLASDGHPRLVPKPVAFSVFTLVVNKDAGVENLRLAQIRDLFAGRVTNWSQVGGNDVPVHLINRDPGSGTRSTLVAKVLDGREPPQFTVTDCAALKSGRYGRCEVTSTDTMLNTSASTPGAIGYSEATGVAGYKAADRLVKLKIDGREPTAEGVEDTNYPYWQTEFAYTYGEAPAGSVAAAFLNFLTQQSGRDILHEHGHGLCSEAQDAGECRPV
- a CDS encoding HAD family hydrolase, translating into MAHMASSTPPPLTVGFDLDMTLIDSRPGIHACYTALAERTGTYIDADLAITRLGPPLAEELVNWFPAEQVPAIADQYRAMYPTIAIAATPALPGAREAIAAVRAAGGRAIVVTAKYEPNAKLHLEHLGIEPDAVIGNLWAEQKAVALREHDAGVYVGDHEGDVRAARAADALSVTVATGPFSTEQLGALGADVVLTDLTEFPGWLARYLEAPRA
- a CDS encoding cold-shock protein, coding for MPTGKVKWFNSEKGFGFLSRDDGGDVFVHSSVLPAGVDVLKPGQRVEFGVVAGQRGDQALSVTILDPTPSVAAAQRKKPDELASIVQDLTTLLENITPMLERGRYPEKTAGKKIAGLLRAVADQLDV